The Mesorhizobium opportunistum WSM2075 DNA window ATGTCGGTTCTCCGACGGAAGCTTCGCGTTCGACAAACATGGACAGGACAATCCCCATTTCCCTGGAGCATCGACCCTACAGGAACGGGGTTAAGGTCGGGTGAGGTCGGATGGTGTAGAGAGGATTAAAGAGCCAGCTAAAATTGTCGCGGGATGGCTCTTCTCCCATCTTGTCTCCAATCTTGGAATTTCGCTATACTAGACGAATGGATGATATAGCGAACAACATCTCCTCCACCATCGGCAGGCGCATACACGCCGAGAGGATCATGCGCGATTGGTCGCTGGCGGAGCTTGCCGAGCGATCCGGGGTTTCCAAGGCGATGTTGAGCACGATCGAGCGCGGCAAGACCAGCCCGACCGCGGCTCTTCTGGTGCGGATCGCCGCGGCTTTCGGCATGACGCTGTCGACCTTGATCGCGCGGGCGGAATTGCAGGGCGGCGGGCTGCTGCGCGAGGGCGACCAGCCGGTGTGGCGCGATCCCGATACCGGCTATGTCAGGCGGCATCTTTCGCCGGCCTGCGACATGCCGCTCGAACTGATCAAGGTGCATCTGCCGGCGGGCGCCAAGGTCAGTTTTCCGGCCGCGTCCTACGCCTTCATCAAACAGCAGATATGGCTGATTTCCGGGCGGCTGGAATTCATCGAGGGCGATGTGGCACACAGGCTCGAGCCCGGCGACTGCCTGGCGCTCGGAGCGCCGTCGGACTGCACCTTCCATGCGCTGGAGCCGGGCGCCGACTATCTCGTCGCGCTGGTCAGGGGCTGAGATCATGGCAAGACGGCCAAAGCGCTCCCACAATGGGGGGCCGCCTCTCGATGACTACAAGGGACCGCCATGGGGCAAGAGCGACCCCTACATCTTCCTCGCCTGGCAGGCCGCCCATGCCAAGGCATGGAAGGCGCCGAGCCGTGATGTCATGTTGATGCGCATGGACAAGGCCGAGCGGCTGGGCCTGACCT harbors:
- a CDS encoding XRE family transcriptional regulator; the encoded protein is MDDIANNISSTIGRRIHAERIMRDWSLAELAERSGVSKAMLSTIERGKTSPTAALLVRIAAAFGMTLSTLIARAELQGGGLLREGDQPVWRDPDTGYVRRHLSPACDMPLELIKVHLPAGAKVSFPAASYAFIKQQIWLISGRLEFIEGDVAHRLEPGDCLALGAPSDCTFHALEPGADYLVALVRG